The Gemmatimonadaceae bacterium genome segment CACCCGACCGTGGATCGTTGGCACGTACAACAGAGCCTCGCCGACGCCGCCGCGATCGAGGCAAGGCTGCGGCGTGGTGAATCCGCGCTGTTCTTCGCCGAGGGCGGCTTCTCGGGCACGAAAGGGCTGCGCCCCTTCCGACTGGGCGCGTTCACCGCGGCGGCGGCGGCTGGTGCACCTGTCATCCCTATGGCTCTGCGCGGGACGCGCGCGGCGCTGCCGGCCGACGCACGCTTTCCTCACCCGTCGCGCATACACCTCTGGATTGGCGAGCCCCTGCGCCCGTCCGGCACCGACCTGGCAGCCGCCGTGGATCTCCGCGATCGCGCGGCCGCCGCGATCGCCGAGCAGTGCGGCGAGCCGCAATTCATCGTCGCCTAGGTGGACTATTTCACCGGCGACTTCACGACGAACGACACGTTGGCCGTGATGCGGTACCGCACGATCTTGTCCCCCTCGACCACCGCTTTCATGCCGTTCACCCAGATCTCGGTGATGCCGTCGACCGTCTTCGCGACTTCCCGCAGCGCTTGCTGGGCCGCGTCGTCCCAACTCTTGGGGGATTCCGCGATTACTTCGATCACTTTCACGATGGATGCCATGGACTCTCCTTGCGCCGCGCCGGCGCGTATAGCATGGAACGTCGCCGGGTTGTGGAGAGGAGAATGTCGGGGAGTCGAGAACTGTGCGTCAGCGTTGCGGTCAGCTTTTTCA includes the following:
- a CDS encoding dodecin family protein, whose protein sequence is MASIVKVIEVIAESPKSWDDAAQQALREVAKTVDGITEIWVNGMKAVVEGDKIVRYRITANVSFVVKSPVK